The genomic interval AGGCCACAATAAAGTAACTGATTTTGATTTCAACCCACAATTAAACGGTTATGCAATCAAACAACCAGTTTTCTCTTTCAGCAAATTCCCGAACGTAAACAAAGCGTTAGGACCAGAAATGAAATCAACAGGAGAAAGTATCTTGTTTATTGATGATTTAAAAGATGATCAATTCTACGAATTGTACTCTAGAAGAAAAATGTATTTGAGTAAATAATCTCAGATTCTATTATAAAAGAAAGGCTCCAATGTAAATTGGAGCTTTTTTGTTTTTATGTGTTAATTGAAATTCATCCCAATTATCTGTAGAGGTGCACCGCAGTGCGTCTACGTCCAATATTCATTTCTGTTGCACATAAGACGCACTGCAGTGCGTCTCTACAAATATGCTGTGCGTGATTTTTTTGATCGAAATGGTATAAATAAATTGTTTTTTTTGTTTATGTTGATTTTAAAATTCATTCCAATTTTCTGTAGAGGCGCACTGCAGTGCGTCTACGTCCAATATTCATTTCTGTTGCGCATAAGACGCACTGCGGTGCGTCTCTACAGATATGCTGTGTGTAATGATATTTTAAAAAAAAGTGAATTAATTTTTTGAACTTTTTTTTTTTTATAAACTTTATAAAGCAAATAAATTACGAAAATCCAAAAGGCAATGTTTATAATCTGCCATATTAAGAAGTTTATATTGAAGTCGTAAAATGTTTTTTCCATAGCTCTTGCATTTTAATAATTTACGGTTTTAAAAATACAAAAAATCTTACAAATTATATTGGGGTAAAAAAAAACTCCAAAATTATTGGAGCTTTTAAATTATAAAAAGTAAGATATTATTTTTTAAGCAATTCTTGTAAAGGTTTCAATTGCTCCATATCAATTTTTGATTTTTGTAAAACTGACATTAAAGTCATAATATTATTCGGATTCATATCTTCGCCTAAAACTCTAACTACAGCAAAACCGTTTTCTTTTCTGTTTGCAAAAATGACAAACTCTTTTATATTATCGTCACTTCCAACATAGCTTACAGAAGCACCATCTTTGCCAGAACCAAACTTCATTAATTCCTGATATTTCGGATCTTTTAAAATGGCTTTTACTTTGGTTCTTTCTGTTTCAAACTGCGCTTGATTACTTTTATCTGCTTTAAAAGCGATAATATTCATTTTATCAAACGAATTTAATGCTTCGTTTTGTTCCGCAGATAATTTTGCTTTGTCAACATTCAGGATGTTTGGAGAAACATCCAAAGCAATAAAGTCTTTTTTCTCCGAATTCTCAACAAAATATTTTTGCAGTGTTGGTTCAGAATTACAGCTTCCTAAAGTTAGTAAAGCTATAAGTGCTAAGGTGAAAATTTTTGCTTTCATTTATTTTTTGCCTTTAGAAGCTTTCTTTAGGTCTGGACCTCCAGGAAGATTCATTTTATCTGTTAAAACTGAAATTTCATTCAAATCAAAATTACCAGTTAAAGATAGTAAAACCGTCTCGTCGTTTTTAGCGCCATCTACAAACATTAATAACTCTTTAATTTGTGTGTCGCTTGCGCCAGATTTAACCATTATTTTGACATTTTTACCGCTGTCATTTACTCTCATTAATTCTTCAAGACCAGCTGTTTTAATGTATTTGTCTGCAGAAGCTTTCATGTCGGCTTCGATCTTAGGATTTTTTGTGGTAAAGACTTTTAAGTAATCTAATTTTTTAATCAGATTGATATATTGCTGTGTTTCTTTGTCCTGATTATCAGCTTTTACTTTGCTCATTAAATCGAACATTTTTTTATTTACAATTACAGACGTTACATCGTCTAGACCGTCAAATTTGTCAAAAGCACCTTGTGCATAAAAAACATTTGTAACGAATGCGAATACTAAAGTTATGATGAAATTTTTCATGATTGTTTTATTTTTTAATTACTGTTTAAAGACTTTGTTTTTTGATTGTTCATATTCTTTAATGTACTGTACACTTTCAATACCTACATTAACATTGTTTGATAATAATGCTAAAGCTTTTTGAGTTGCTTTTAGCGCTTCTTCGGGATCTTGGTAGGTTCCTAATTCTGTTTGCGAAGCTACTGCAGTAGTATCTTTTTGTTCGCTCACAAAAAAGTAAGTTCCAATTCCGAGCAAAACAACAGCTGAAGCTGCAATCGATAACCACGCTACGTTGCGTTTTTTAGATTGTAGTGGAATCTCATACGTCGACTTCTGTTCTTTTGCCTGAGAGAAATAGCCAAACATTGGTTTGTATTGCTCCAAATGCTGCGCAACATTTGGCGAAGAAAAGTATTCTTTTAATTGATTTTCTTCAGCAATAGAAGTTTCTCCCTGAAAGTATTTTTCTAATATATCTTCTATTTTATTTGGTTCCATAAAGGTGTGTATTTGTCATTGATTCTCTAATTTTTTTTCTCGCTCTCGAAAGTGCAACTCGTATTGCCGTTTCATTCATATTGACAATTTTTGCAATTTCCTCAAATTCATATTGTTCTACATCTCGAAGCTGAATTAATAACTGCATTTGTTCAGGCAGTTCGTTTATTATTTTTTCAACCCATTCTAAACTATTTTCATCTTCAAGCTTTTTGTCTAATTGAGGCTCACGGTCTGTAAAATTGTTATGAACGATTTGAAGATTACTGGCTCTTTTAGATTTTAACTGATCTAAACAATAGTTTTTGGTCATCGTCATGGCGAGTGCTTCAACACTATTGTAACTTTCCAGATTATCCTTTTTATTCCATAATTTGACCATTACTTCCTGAGTGGCATCTTCGGCCTCTTCAGTACTTGTAAGCAATCTTTTTGCCAGACGAAAAACTTTGTCTTTAAAAGGATTTATTAATTCTATAAATACAACTTGGTTCATTAATCTGATGGTTAATCGTTAGCTTATATATTCAAGACGAGGCACAATTAGATTTGTTACAACAAAAAAATATTTTTTTTATATGTAAAAAAAATACTGCTTTTGTGACCAAGCTAATACTAAAGATGCTACTTTTACAGTATACTACTAAGATACTTAAATGATATGAAAACAATTTTAAAGAGTGCTCTTTTTCTTTTTTTAGTCGCTTTTTCTTTGCAGTCATGTGAGGATAATGACGATGTAGCCGCTCCAGCAGATGTACAGATTAATAGTTTTATCTGGAAAGGACTAAACGAAGTTTATTTATGGCAGGCAGATGTTCCAAATTTAGCAGACAATCGTTTTGCAACTGAAAATGACTTTAATAATTTCTTAAAAGGTTATGCAAAACCAGAAGATTTATTTGAAGATTTATTGAATAAACCAGAAAGTAAATATCCAAACGGAGATGCAATTGACCGTTTTAGCTGGATTGTTGACGATTATACTGTTTTGGAACAAGAATTAAGCGGAATCTCAAAAAACAATGGAGTAGATTTCAGATTAAGCCGAGTGGCTTCAGGATCAAATGATTTGGTTGGTTATGTTCGATATATTATTCCAAATTCAGATGCTTCAACTAAAGCAATCAAACGTGGTGATTTGTTTACGAGCATTAACGGAACCAAACTTACTGTTTCTAATTATCAAGAGTTAATAGGTAAAGATACTTACACATTAAATTTAGCTGATTACAACGGAAGCGCTTTTGTTTTGAATGGAAAATCAGTTGCTTTAACAAAAACTGTTTTAGAAGAAAACCCAATTTTCATTAATAAAGTAATTACTTCTGGAAGTCATAAAATTGGTTATTTAATGTATAATGGTTTCTATTCTGAATATGACGATAGATTGAATCAAGCTTTTGGTACATTGAAAGGGCAAGGAGTTACAGATTTTATTTTAGATCTTCGTTATAATGGAGGAGGATCTATTGCAACATCTGCGAAATTGGCTAGTATGATTACGGGACAATTCGATACGCAGATTTTTTCTAAAATGACATTCAACAGCAAACAAATGCAAGGTCTTAGTACAGCTGATTTGGAAGATTTAAACGTTAGATTCGTTAAAAATTTAAACAGCTTGAATATGACAACTGTTTACGTTATTACAACGGCAAGTACAGCTTCTGCAAGTGAATTAATCATCAACGGATTAAAACCGTACATTAATGTTGTTCAAATCGGAGAGACTACAGTTGGAAAAAATGTTGGATCTTTTACTGTTTATGATTCAGAAACTTTGACAACTAAAAAAGGAATCAATCCAAATCATAAATATGCGATGCAGCCTTTGGTTCTTAAAATTACAAACTCTGTTAATTTTGGAGATTACACGCAAGGTTTAGTTCCGACTTACCAACAATATGAATCGGTTCTTAATTATGGTGTTTTAGGAGAAACTACAGAGCCGTTGCTTAGTAATGCAATTTCTAAAATTACTGGAAATGCAGCTAAGAAAATCCAAACAGATTCAGAGCCTTTACGTCCTTATGTAACAGATTCTAAAATCTTAAACGGATTAAGACACGGTATGTATCTTAAAACTGCTCCAAAAGTATTCTAAGAAAATTTAGATATAAAAAAAGGCTTTCAGAAATGAAAGCCTTTTTTATTCCAAAAAAATAAATTAATTCTAATTATTGTTAGAATAAAAACCGTTTGGTCCTACGCCAACAGTTAATGTTTTTAATACTGTTCCAGTTGAAGAATATACAGTAACCGTTCCGTCTGAAGTAAATGCGTTTGCATCACCAGAATAAATTCTGCCATCGATTACGCCAAAACCATAAAAAGTAGACCAGCTGCTATCTTTTACAGAAAATAAAGCTTTGTCTGAAAATGCTGTTGCAGATAAGTTAATTGCATAAACGCCAGTTCCTTGAGTATAATAGATTTTATCTCCATCAATATCCATGTTGATTGCATTTTTTACTGTAGTCGATTCGAAAGATGTTGCAGTATCTGTAGAAGTATTAATTTTAAATAATTTACTTTTAGCGCTAGTTCCTGCTAATACGTATACAGATCCATTGTTCTCTTCAATAGAATTAATACCATTTTCTAATGTGATGGTTTTAGTCACAGCATTTGCTGAAGGGCTAATAACAGTAACTTCACTTCCGTTTCCGTAAGCTGCATTTGTTACATAAATTTTTCCGTTTGCAGCAATAATTTTTTCAGCAGTTTTTCCTAATGCAATTGAAGTTATGTAAGCATAAGTTTTTGCATCATAAACGGTAACAGCTTGAGAAATTGAATTTGTTACATATAATTTGTCATTTACAACAACACTGTAACGTGGGTTTTGAAGTTTTTCGGTAATTGTACCCAAACTTTTAAAAGTATAACGGTTTACCACTTCTACTTCATTAGAATTGTTTACTACAATAAAAGCTTTTTCATTGCTAAAAGACATTGATTGAGCAACATCTCCTAAAACCATTGGCGTATTTACTAATTTGAAAATATCATTTTGAAAAGTAGCCAAATCATTCGAAACGTAAGAAACTGATGCATTAGGAGTTCCAAAATTTCCTTCATTTAAAATAAGCACACCATTGTCATAAACACCTAACGCAACGTCGTTGTCATCATTATCGCTGCTACAAGAAGCAAATAAAAATGCAGAGGCAATAATTCCTAAATAAAGATTTTTTAATTTCATGTTTTTAATAATTAAGGTTTAAATAAATAGTTAAATTTCGCCCAGGCATAAATCGGCTAGGGAGAGCTTCATATTTTTCATTCCAAAGATTAGCCGCCTTAACGCCTAATTTGAAAATGTTTTTCTTGCTAAAATTATAGTCAACACCAATGTTAGAAACATTATAAGCGTCAAGTATGTATTTCGGATTATTATCTGATGTTGTAAAAATTTCGCCCGTATACATAATCTGATAATAGGCAGAAAGTTTCTTGTAATAATAGGATAAAGAGCCAGTTAATTTATGATAAGGCACGTAAAAAAGCTGTTTGTCAGTTCTGTCGTCTAATGAAACGGTGTAAGCATAAGTACCGCTAAAATCGAAGGTGTTTTTGCCAAAACTTTTTTTCCATCCTAAAAGTGCTTCAGCACCATAAATTGTAACTCTGTCTGTGTTTTCTGGAGACCAATTTCCGGTATTGTTTGGCAGCCAACGAATCATGTCTTTAATCTTCATTCCGTATGCCGTAACGGTCATTCGAAAATCTTTATAGGTAAATTCATTTCCAATTTCTGCCTGAAACGAACTTTCTGGTTTTAAATCCGGATTTCCGCTTCCTTCCCAATATAAATCATTAAAGGTTGGAATTCTGAAATTTCTCGAAAAGTTAAATTTAAGCTTATAGAAATCTGAAAAATTATAACGTGAACCAACAGAGAAAAGAATCGGACTTTTATAAACATCTGAAACTTCTTTTCTAGCACTCATTTCATAATTCCATTTTTCTGTAAGCGAATGTTTCCATAATAAACTTGCGCCACCAATTTGACGTGTACTTTTTCCAATACCAGAACCAAGTCCGTCGTTTTTGGTATAATCTAAAATGGTGCTTATCTTCATAGTAGAAGAGATCGTGTAATCTAGATCATATTTTCCGATGAAACTTTTTACTCCACCAGAAGTATATCCGTCTAGATTGATGTCTTCAAAATAATTGTAATGTTCTGTTATATAAGCAAGTCTCACATTTGAATTTAAATTGCTAAAAGAACTGCTCCATGTTAATAAATTACGAGTATTGTAATCTTGGTATTTTGTTTTGGTTGCATTTGGCGATGTTAGAGAAAAGTGACGTTCTCCATCATATATTTCACTATAAAATTTGATGCTATTTTTGTCATTTATCTTATAACCAATGGCTGCATCAAGAGTGTTATTGTAGTATTGTCCGTTTTTGTTCCAAACTTCTTGGCCAACAAATTTGAAATCGTTGTCAGAGCTATTTCTGGTAAAACTTGCATCAAAACTCCATTTTTTGGTCGCTGCGGTGATTCCATAAATTGCACTTAAAGTATTGAATTCTCCGTAATAAATTTGAAAGTCATTTTTGAATGTATCTGTAAATTTCAAATCATTATTTAAATGGATCGTTCCTCCAATTGCACCGCTTCCGTAAACAACACTTCCTCCGCCTGCTTTTACATCTATAGAATTGAATCCTCGTGTCGAAATAGTATTAAAATCCGCTTGTCCTAATAACTGAGAGTTGATATTTATTCCATTCCAGACTACTACAGTCTGTTGAGAAGTAGTTCCTCTAAACGAAGGTGAAGAAGTCATTCCTAATCCATTTTCTTTAAAATAGATTACAGTATTATAATTTAAAAGGGAAGTTAATGAAGATTGGTTTTTGCTTATAATGGAATCGCTTAACCTTTGTATAGATTGCGTATTAGAGAAATTCTTAAGATTATTGTCAGAAACAACAACTTCTTTCAGTTTATTAATAGAATCATTCTGCGCCAAAATACTTTGGCACAATAACAGTAAACAAAAAGCAAACCTTAGTTTTATAGTCATAATTTCTACACTCTTTTTCCCGAGAGCTCGATATTAGTTACAAAGGCAGGTCTCCTGGCTTGCGTCTTGTTGTTTACCTTCCCATACCGCATGGCGGGACAGTGGTTTTGTAGTTTACAACAAGCATTCGTTTTAGAACTAAGCTTACAGTTGCGGGTACAGCTCAAGAATTTACTTGATTCCCTTTTAATGTGTTTAATAAAAACACAACCTTAATTTTCTGCAAAGATAAAGTTAAAATTATTGAATATTCAAATTTGTTTCACTTTTAAGGCTTAATAATAAAACAAACTGAAATTTTATAATTCAATTCTGATGACTTCTCCAAAATCAACTTTATTATTAAAGGCATCTTTTAAAGGAAGTGAGGTTTGATGACACAATATGCTTCTGATAACTCCTGCGTGCGAAACGATAATAATAGGATGATTTGTTTTTTGAATTTTAGCTAATAAAAAATCACCAACTCTTTCATGAAGCTCTGTAAAAGATTCCCCATTTAAAGCTCTAATATTTACAAAATCTTCCATCCACGGATTGAGTTCTTCAGGCGGAATTTCATTCCAAGTTTTCAATTCCCAATCGCCAAAATTCATTTCTTTTAAACGATTATCTTCTTGATAAGAAATAACTTTTATATTTTGCTGAATGTGTTTTGCTAGAATGGCACAACGTTTTAAAGGACTCGAGAAAATCGCAGCTTCTTCTGGTAATTCGGAAACAATTCTATTAAAAATTTCATCAAAAGGTTCCGCAATATTTACGTCCGATTGTCCGTAACAGATTCCTTTTTTGCAAATGGTTTCGGTATGACGGACTAGATAAATTTCCATAAAAATAAAATACTTAGGTAGAAAATAATTTCACAGACTTGTTGTGTTGCGCCAAGACAATCTCCAGTATAACCATCAATCCATTTTTGGAAATATCGAGCTAAAAAATATCTTGTTATAAAAACAGGAATTACGGCTAGAATTAATCTAAAATCAAAAAGTGAAAATACAATTAAAGGAACTAGACCAACAAAGAAAGAACCAAAAACTTCTTTCCAAGTAAATTGTTTGGCAATTGGCTTGCTTTTGCTTGAAGCATCTTCGCGAGAATATTTATGCGTGAAAATAATACTGATTGCTGCCAATCGACTTAAGGAATGCGCAGAAATAAATAGGAGAAATGTTTTAAAGACTGCCATTTCATCATAAACTTGAAATAACAAAATAGATTCTGAAAGCAATTTAAATTTCAATAAAAAAAGTAAAACCAATCCAATTGCTCCGTAAGCACCAATGGCACTGTCTTTCATTATGATCAAGATTTTTTCTTTGGTCCAGCCTCCACCGAAACCGTCGCAGACATCGGCAAAGCCGTCTTCATGAAAAGCGCCAGTTGTTAAAACTGAAATGACAATTGAGAAAATAACAGCAATTTCTGTAGAAAGAAAAAGTGAGAAAATATAAAATGCCAAAAAAGAAATACTTCCAACAATCCATCCAATGAAAGGAAAATATCTTGTGGCTTTATTTAAATAATCTGGATGATGTGTAATGGTTTTTGGACAGGGAATTCTTGTGTAGAACATTAAACAAGTGAGGAAAATATGTAGTTCTTTTTTCATTTATATAAATTTTTAATTCAGTTTTGTCATTTCGACTGAAAGGAGAAATCACACTAGAAACTCCGCAAAGAACGTCGCCAATCTTTGTCGAATCCCGCGTGTGATTTCTCCTTTCAGTCGAAATGACAAATAGAGAGCTTACTTTCGACTTATTCCCGCACTCTCAAAACTAGCCATTTCATTCAAAAAAGCCTCCGCTGATTTTAAAATCGGAAAAGCAACCGCGCAACCCGTTCCTTCGCCCAAGCGCAAATCTAAATTTAAAATTGGTTTGACATCTAAATATTCTAATAATTTCTGATGTGCTTTTTCGGCAGAACAATGACAGAAAATAGCATTTTGTTTAATGTTCGGATTTATTTTATAAGCAATTAAAAAAGCTGTAGTACAAATAAAACCATCGACTAAAATCAGCATTTTATTTTCAAAAGCAGAAAGCATTCCGCCCGCCATTTGTAGAATTTCAAAACCTCCGAAATAGGAAAGCTGCGAAATTAAATCGGTTTGACCAGAATAATTTTCAATTGCTTTTTTGAGGATGTTTTGTTTTTGAATTAATTTTTCATCAGAAACTCCCGTTCCTTTTCCAACACATTCTTCAATCGAAAAACCAGTTAAAAAGCTCATTAAAACAGAAGCTGTAGAAGTATTTCCAATTCCCATTTCGCCAAAACCAATACAGTTTGAACCTGATTTTGCAATAGTTTCAACAATAGATTTTCCTTTTTCAAAACATAATTGAACTTCGGTTTCGCTCATTGCTGGAACATGAAGAAACGACTGCGTTCCTTTAGCAATTTTCGAATTAATCAATTTTGCATTGGTTGGAAAATCATAATTTACGCCTGCATCTACAATAGATAATTCAATATTGTTTTGTTTGCAGAAAACATTTATTGCGGCTCCGCCATCCAGAAAATTAGTAACCATTTGGCGTGTAACATCTTGCGGGTAATCGCTTACGCCATGATTTGCAATTCCGTGATCTGCCGCAAAAACCACAATATTCGTTTTTGTAATTTTAGGATTTAAAGTTTCGAAAACAGTTGCCATTTGAAAAGCTAAAGTTTCAAGAGTTCCCAAAGAGCCGACGGGTTTTGTTTTAGAATCTATTTTTTCTTGCAGCAATTTGCAAAAATCAGATTTATCTTCAATTTCATTTTTTGATTGTAATAGAGAATCGGGAATGTTTATTTTATAAATTTCTGTAATTTCAGTACAAATTGGCGCTTCCGATTTTTGTTTCCAATGCAATTGCTGCAACATTGGCTGATTGTTATAATTTGTTGCTGGTTTTCCGATACAGAAATAACCCAACGGTTCAATATTTTCGGGTAAATCTAGGATTTTTTTAAACTGATAATAATTTAAAATCGAAACCCAGCCCATTCCGTAACCTTGTTCTGTCAGCGAAAGCCAGATGTTTTGTGCCGCACAAACCGAACTGAATTTCACTGCTTCATTGCTGCCAATTGTTCCAATTGTAAACTGATTTAAAACAGAACGGTCGTAAGCAATAATAAGTCCGATTGGAGCTTCTTCGATTGCTTCTAATTTTAGTGAATTGTACAATTCTTTTTGTTCTTCATTATCGGTGAGTTCTGCCGCTTTTTTGTTGTAATCTAAA from Flavobacterium sp. YJ01 carries:
- a CDS encoding DUF4252 domain-containing protein, which translates into the protein MKAKIFTLALIALLTLGSCNSEPTLQKYFVENSEKKDFIALDVSPNILNVDKAKLSAEQNEALNSFDKMNIIAFKADKSNQAQFETERTKVKAILKDPKYQELMKFGSGKDGASVSYVGSDDNIKEFVIFANRKENGFAVVRVLGEDMNPNNIMTLMSVLQKSKIDMEQLKPLQELLKK
- a CDS encoding DUF4252 domain-containing protein translates to MKNFIITLVFAFVTNVFYAQGAFDKFDGLDDVTSVIVNKKMFDLMSKVKADNQDKETQQYINLIKKLDYLKVFTTKNPKIEADMKASADKYIKTAGLEELMRVNDSGKNVKIMVKSGASDTQIKELLMFVDGAKNDETVLLSLTGNFDLNEISVLTDKMNLPGGPDLKKASKGKK
- a CDS encoding sigma-70 family RNA polymerase sigma factor; this translates as MNQVVFIELINPFKDKVFRLAKRLLTSTEEAEDATQEVMVKLWNKKDNLESYNSVEALAMTMTKNYCLDQLKSKRASNLQIVHNNFTDREPQLDKKLEDENSLEWVEKIINELPEQMQLLIQLRDVEQYEFEEIAKIVNMNETAIRVALSRARKKIRESMTNTHLYGTK
- a CDS encoding S41 family peptidase; translated protein: MKTILKSALFLFLVAFSLQSCEDNDDVAAPADVQINSFIWKGLNEVYLWQADVPNLADNRFATENDFNNFLKGYAKPEDLFEDLLNKPESKYPNGDAIDRFSWIVDDYTVLEQELSGISKNNGVDFRLSRVASGSNDLVGYVRYIIPNSDASTKAIKRGDLFTSINGTKLTVSNYQELIGKDTYTLNLADYNGSAFVLNGKSVALTKTVLEENPIFINKVITSGSHKIGYLMYNGFYSEYDDRLNQAFGTLKGQGVTDFILDLRYNGGGSIATSAKLASMITGQFDTQIFSKMTFNSKQMQGLSTADLEDLNVRFVKNLNSLNMTTVYVITTASTASASELIINGLKPYINVVQIGETTVGKNVGSFTVYDSETLTTKKGINPNHKYAMQPLVLKITNSVNFGDYTQGLVPTYQQYESVLNYGVLGETTEPLLSNAISKITGNAAKKIQTDSEPLRPYVTDSKILNGLRHGMYLKTAPKVF
- a CDS encoding DUF5074 domain-containing protein; protein product: MKLKNLYLGIIASAFLFASCSSDNDDNDVALGVYDNGVLILNEGNFGTPNASVSYVSNDLATFQNDIFKLVNTPMVLGDVAQSMSFSNEKAFIVVNNSNEVEVVNRYTFKSLGTITEKLQNPRYSVVVNDKLYVTNSISQAVTVYDAKTYAYITSIALGKTAEKIIAANGKIYVTNAAYGNGSEVTVISPSANAVTKTITLENGINSIEENNGSVYVLAGTSAKSKLFKINTSTDTATSFESTTVKNAINMDIDGDKIYYTQGTGVYAINLSATAFSDKALFSVKDSSWSTFYGFGVIDGRIYSGDANAFTSDGTVTVYSSTGTVLKTLTVGVGPNGFYSNNN
- a CDS encoding TonB-dependent receptor; this encodes MTIKLRFAFCLLLLCQSILAQNDSINKLKEVVVSDNNLKNFSNTQSIQRLSDSIISKNQSSLTSLLNYNTVIYFKENGLGMTSSPSFRGTTSQQTVVVWNGININSQLLGQADFNTISTRGFNSIDVKAGGGSVVYGSGAIGGTIHLNNDLKFTDTFKNDFQIYYGEFNTLSAIYGITAATKKWSFDASFTRNSSDNDFKFVGQEVWNKNGQYYNNTLDAAIGYKINDKNSIKFYSEIYDGERHFSLTSPNATKTKYQDYNTRNLLTWSSSFSNLNSNVRLAYITEHYNYFEDINLDGYTSGGVKSFIGKYDLDYTISSTMKISTILDYTKNDGLGSGIGKSTRQIGGASLLWKHSLTEKWNYEMSARKEVSDVYKSPILFSVGSRYNFSDFYKLKFNFSRNFRIPTFNDLYWEGSGNPDLKPESSFQAEIGNEFTYKDFRMTVTAYGMKIKDMIRWLPNNTGNWSPENTDRVTIYGAEALLGWKKSFGKNTFDFSGTYAYTVSLDDRTDKQLFYVPYHKLTGSLSYYYKKLSAYYQIMYTGEIFTTSDNNPKYILDAYNVSNIGVDYNFSKKNIFKLGVKAANLWNEKYEALPSRFMPGRNLTIYLNLNY
- the cobC gene encoding alpha-ribazole phosphatase, whose product is MEIYLVRHTETICKKGICYGQSDVNIAEPFDEIFNRIVSELPEEAAIFSSPLKRCAILAKHIQQNIKVISYQEDNRLKEMNFGDWELKTWNEIPPEELNPWMEDFVNIRALNGESFTELHERVGDFLLAKIQKTNHPIIIVSHAGVIRSILCHQTSLPLKDAFNNKVDFGEVIRIEL
- a CDS encoding adenosylcobinamide-GDP ribazoletransferase, translating into MKKELHIFLTCLMFYTRIPCPKTITHHPDYLNKATRYFPFIGWIVGSISFLAFYIFSLFLSTEIAVIFSIVISVLTTGAFHEDGFADVCDGFGGGWTKEKILIIMKDSAIGAYGAIGLVLLFLLKFKLLSESILLFQVYDEMAVFKTFLLFISAHSLSRLAAISIIFTHKYSREDASSKSKPIAKQFTWKEVFGSFFVGLVPLIVFSLFDFRLILAVIPVFITRYFLARYFQKWIDGYTGDCLGATQQVCEIIFYLSILFLWKFI
- the cobT gene encoding nicotinate-nucleotide--dimethylbenzimidazole phosphoribosyltransferase, with protein sequence MSNLDDILKSRRDTRHFTTDEVPDEVIQKALQAGHWAPSVGLTDATRYFLIKSDEVKTSIKKLFLDYNKKAAELTDNEEQKELYNSLKLEAIEEAPIGLIIAYDRSVLNQFTIGTIGSNEAVKFSSVCAAQNIWLSLTEQGYGMGWVSILNYYQFKKILDLPENIEPLGYFCIGKPATNYNNQPMLQQLHWKQKSEAPICTEITEIYKINIPDSLLQSKNEIEDKSDFCKLLQEKIDSKTKPVGSLGTLETLAFQMATVFETLNPKITKTNIVVFAADHGIANHGVSDYPQDVTRQMVTNFLDGGAAINVFCKQNNIELSIVDAGVNYDFPTNAKLINSKIAKGTQSFLHVPAMSETEVQLCFEKGKSIVETIAKSGSNCIGFGEMGIGNTSTASVLMSFLTGFSIEECVGKGTGVSDEKLIQKQNILKKAIENYSGQTDLISQLSYFGGFEILQMAGGMLSAFENKMLILVDGFICTTAFLIAYKINPNIKQNAIFCHCSAEKAHQKLLEYLDVKPILNLDLRLGEGTGCAVAFPILKSAEAFLNEMASFESAGISRK